From the Gemmatimonadales bacterium genome, one window contains:
- a CDS encoding acyl-ACP desaturase has protein sequence MTIRDTARDIIEKFEVLRDFETTVRDLMAAHEAKRPLWFPHDLLGPGPDESVDDHLKRARRRADGIPVPARAAVALNLLTEEGLPHFHRVFAAHAGEDSHWRDWLNLWTAEEDRHGQVLHDYVRDTGLLDQRKLEEIQFEYMRAGFNPDWDKDPYRVFVYTSVQERATQRSHAETGKIVSEYDPELGEVLEKVAMEEARHFTFYRSVFAEVLKRDPNRGLESASHILPGIDMPGLTIPGFRDFAEVIRRAGIYGPRDYLKIVQEQIAYWKIEKLEGLNEMGRKAQERIMAVPDRLRRIADLIETRSRAKTFTFEVVFNREFAME, from the coding sequence ATGACGATTCGTGACACTGCGCGGGACATCATCGAGAAGTTCGAGGTGCTGCGGGACTTCGAGACCACCGTGCGCGACTTGATGGCCGCGCACGAAGCGAAGCGTCCCCTCTGGTTCCCGCACGACCTCCTCGGTCCCGGCCCCGACGAGTCGGTTGACGATCACCTCAAACGCGCCCGGCGCCGCGCCGACGGGATTCCGGTGCCGGCCCGAGCCGCCGTCGCCCTCAACCTCCTCACGGAGGAAGGGCTCCCTCATTTCCACCGGGTCTTCGCGGCGCACGCCGGCGAGGACAGCCACTGGCGGGACTGGCTCAACCTCTGGACCGCCGAAGAGGACCGCCACGGCCAGGTGCTCCATGACTACGTTCGCGACACCGGGCTTCTCGACCAGCGGAAGCTGGAGGAAATTCAGTTCGAATACATGCGGGCCGGGTTCAATCCGGACTGGGACAAGGACCCCTATCGCGTGTTCGTCTACACGTCGGTCCAGGAACGTGCGACACAGCGCTCCCATGCCGAGACCGGGAAGATCGTGTCGGAGTACGACCCGGAACTTGGCGAGGTGCTCGAGAAGGTCGCGATGGAGGAGGCACGGCACTTCACCTTTTACCGTTCGGTGTTTGCCGAAGTGCTCAAGCGCGATCCGAACCGTGGCCTGGAGTCGGCGTCGCATATCCTGCCCGGGATCGACATGCCGGGGCTCACCATTCCTGGCTTCCGCGATTTCGCCGAGGTGATCCGGCGCGCCGGCATCTACGGACCGCGCGACTACCTCAAAATTGTCCAGGAGCAGATCGCCTACTGGAAGATCGAGAAGCTCGAGGGGCTGAACGAGATGGGGCGGAAGGCGCAGGAGCGGATCATGGCGGTGCCCGACCGTCTCCGTCGCATCGCCGACCTGATCGAGACCCGCAGCCGGGCCAAGACCTTCACGTTCGAGGTGGTATTCAATCGTGAATTCGCCATGGAGTAG
- a CDS encoding YggT family protein translates to MSIPTLLALVARGLSIAALCYAAVVALTFWLVRARHLAPFGAWPRLVRRVSDPVLRPLEARLTRAGRNPQDAPLWLFGFTVLGGLLLISLTDWMIGFWFRARLAAGAGAGGMAAFLINGVFALLIAALIIRVVASWFGIGVYHRHFRPVILLTEWLVAPIRRVLPPMGMIDFSPLVAWLALVLLRSLLLGLVR, encoded by the coding sequence ATGAGCATCCCGACCCTCCTCGCGCTCGTCGCCCGCGGGCTCAGTATCGCGGCGCTCTGCTACGCGGCAGTGGTAGCGCTCACCTTCTGGCTGGTGCGCGCGCGGCACCTGGCGCCGTTCGGGGCCTGGCCCCGGCTGGTGCGCCGGGTGTCCGACCCCGTCCTCCGCCCGCTCGAGGCTCGTCTGACTCGCGCCGGGCGAAACCCCCAGGATGCGCCGCTCTGGCTGTTCGGGTTCACCGTCCTCGGCGGCCTGCTGCTGATTTCGCTCACCGACTGGATGATCGGATTCTGGTTCCGCGCCCGGTTGGCGGCCGGCGCCGGCGCCGGCGGCATGGCCGCGTTCCTGATCAACGGGGTCTTTGCCCTGTTGATCGCCGCCCTGATCATCCGGGTCGTGGCGTCGTGGTTTGGCATCGGTGTCTATCATCGTCACTTTCGGCCTGTCATCCTGCTGACCGAGTGGCTGGTCGCCCCGATCCGACGAGTCCTGCCCCCGATGGGGATGATCGACTTCAGTCCGCTCGTGGCCTGGCTCGCACTCGTGCTGCTGCGGTCGCTGCTGCTCGGTCTCGTTCGATGA
- a CDS encoding DUF167 family protein: MNPVEGTGDGVRLRLRIQPRASRTEVAGLHGDSVRIRLSAPPVDGAANDALIQFLATTLGVPARAVEITAGHGGRQKTVLVRGVGRAAAVEAMGLPPE; encoded by the coding sequence ATGAACCCGGTGGAGGGCACGGGCGACGGGGTCCGGCTCCGGCTCCGGATCCAGCCGCGGGCCTCCCGCACCGAAGTGGCCGGGCTCCATGGGGACAGCGTCCGGATCCGGCTCTCCGCCCCTCCGGTGGACGGCGCGGCCAATGACGCGCTGATCCAATTTCTCGCCACGACGCTCGGGGTGCCGGCACGGGCGGTGGAGATCACGGCCGGCCACGGTGGGCGCCAGAAGACCGTGCTTGTCCGGGGCGTCGGGCGCGCGGCCGCCGTGGAAGCAA
- the cutA gene encoding divalent-cation tolerance protein CutA, producing MTDDCLQVTVAASSREEADQLAGSAVERRLAACGQVAGPIVSTYRWEGQVRHAEEWLCILKTTRARYSELETLLRAAHSYDNPEIIATAVLAGSADYLAWLRAETAPSTGGST from the coding sequence GTGACCGACGACTGCCTCCAGGTGACGGTGGCCGCTTCCTCTCGTGAGGAGGCGGACCAGCTCGCGGGGAGTGCGGTCGAACGGCGGTTGGCCGCCTGCGGCCAGGTCGCCGGCCCGATAGTATCCACCTATCGCTGGGAAGGGCAGGTGCGCCATGCGGAGGAGTGGCTCTGCATCCTGAAGACCACGCGGGCACGCTACTCCGAGCTGGAGACACTGCTTCGCGCAGCGCACAGCTACGACAACCCTGAGATCATCGCCACCGCCGTTCTGGCGGGCAGCGCCGACTACCTCGCCTGGCTCCGCGCCGAAACGGCGCCATCAACCGGAGGATCGACATGA
- a CDS encoding GNAT family N-acetyltransferase → MSEITIREMEQDEEFAAWFSDLLTEEDEAEGTTIRVEDRYLVLTSEIGDWVGGLRYTLQGGVAHLVEVAVAPAERRQGHAHRLLGAFEERAASYGAHLVEFWTDDLRSEAFLTAMGWRRVMTREGYIGRQVWYLMEKALPSS, encoded by the coding sequence ATGAGTGAAATCACGATCCGTGAGATGGAACAGGATGAAGAGTTTGCCGCCTGGTTTTCGGACCTCCTGACCGAGGAAGACGAAGCCGAGGGGACGACGATTCGTGTCGAGGATCGGTACCTCGTCCTGACCAGTGAAATCGGCGACTGGGTCGGCGGCCTGCGCTACACACTGCAGGGCGGCGTGGCCCACCTGGTCGAAGTGGCGGTGGCACCGGCGGAACGGCGGCAGGGGCACGCGCATCGGCTGCTCGGCGCCTTCGAGGAGCGGGCCGCCAGCTACGGGGCGCATCTGGTCGAATTCTGGACCGACGACCTCCGTTCGGAAGCCTTCCTCACGGCGATGGGGTGGCGTCGCGTGATGACCCGTGAGGGCTACATCGGTCGCCAGGTCTGGTACCTGATGGAAAAGGCGTTGCCGTCGTCCTGA
- a CDS encoding YIP1 family protein — protein sequence MTAPTAPAPESTPIWEDFLEIFIKPSAVFERRKDAGFFVPLLVFLVVFIAIWFGLKGAFQPIMDAEMSRGIAKAMAKNPQMTEEMAAGMRAASEKFAVVGIVVSLPVIVLLLGLTTWVAGKMVGAAVSVGAAMMIATYSYFPRILELLVSGAQALLLPEEQLTGEASVKLGVARMFNPDTTSGVLMATLMRVDVFTLWITFLIAVGLHVVGKIPMSKALLGGAIVWVIGALPKVLPALMAG from the coding sequence ATGACCGCTCCAACTGCACCGGCCCCCGAATCCACCCCGATCTGGGAAGACTTCCTCGAAATCTTTATCAAGCCGTCCGCCGTCTTTGAACGGCGCAAGGACGCCGGCTTTTTCGTCCCGCTGCTGGTCTTCCTGGTGGTGTTCATCGCGATCTGGTTCGGCCTGAAGGGCGCGTTTCAGCCCATCATGGACGCCGAGATGTCGCGCGGCATCGCGAAGGCCATGGCCAAGAACCCCCAGATGACTGAAGAGATGGCGGCCGGCATGCGCGCCGCCTCCGAGAAGTTTGCGGTGGTGGGCATCGTGGTCAGCCTCCCGGTCATCGTGCTCCTGCTGGGGCTCACCACCTGGGTGGCCGGCAAGATGGTCGGGGCGGCCGTGTCGGTTGGGGCGGCGATGATGATCGCCACCTACAGCTACTTCCCGCGGATCCTCGAGCTGCTCGTCTCCGGCGCCCAGGCGCTCCTCCTGCCGGAGGAACAATTGACCGGAGAAGCGTCGGTCAAGCTCGGGGTGGCGCGGATGTTCAACCCGGATACGACGTCGGGCGTGCTGATGGCAACCCTGATGCGCGTGGACGTCTTCACGCTCTGGATCACCTTCCTCATCGCGGTCGGCCTCCATGTGGTCGGCAAGATCCCGATGAGCAAGGCGCTGCTCGGCGGCGCCATCGTCTGGGTGATCGGCGCGCTTCCCAAGGTCCTGCCCGCCCTGATGGCCGGCTGA